A single window of Lynx canadensis isolate LIC74 chromosome C2, mLynCan4.pri.v2, whole genome shotgun sequence DNA harbors:
- the CSRNP1 gene encoding cysteine/serine-rich nuclear protein 1 isoform X2 — translation MSPSYKQERVEHLDRPSVPKAQSTPGATMTGPLKRKFDQLDEDSSSLCSSSSSLSSGRRSGSRSPSSSVSLAWDSDEEGPWDQTALPDRDFCGPRSFTPLSILKRAPRKRPGRVAFDGITVFYFPRCQGFTSVPSRGGCTLGMAPRHSACRRFSLAEFAQEQARARREKLRLRLKEEKLEALGWKLTEAGVPETEAGLPLTVDAIDDASVEEDLAVAVAGGRLEEMTFLQPYPARRRRALLRAAGVRRIDREEKRELQAVRQSREDCGCRCDRVCDPETCSCSLAGIKCQMDHTAFPCGCCREGCANPKGRVEFNQARVQTHFIHTLTRLQLEQGAESLGELEAPAQGGPAGPGEQALAPTFPPAKPPASSELGDDSCSSDMTDSSTASGTSEAPSGPTRPALPGPGFQPDMDDDSLARVLSFSDSDLGGEEEEEEEGGVGTLDNLSCFHPADIFGTGDPGGPASWTHGYSSSSLTSGILDENANLDASFFLNGGLEGLGEGSLPGTSVPPGSDAGQSNSVDLSLSSCDSFELLQALPDYSLGPHYTSRKVSDSLDNLEAPYFPLPAFSPPGDAGSCFLESVMGLPDSAAEALAPFIDSQLLEDTAPASLVEPVPV, via the exons ATGTCACCAAGCTACAAACAGGAGAGAGTGGAACATCTTGACCG GCCGTCCGTGCCCAAAGCCCAGAGTACCCCCGGCGCCACCATGACTGGGCCGCTGAAGAGGAAGTTTGACCAGCTGGATGAGGACTCCTCctcgctctgctcctcctcctcctccttgtcctctgGCCGCCGTTCTGGCTCCCGCTCCCCGAGCTCTTCCGTCTCCCTGGCCTGGGACTCAGATGAGGAGGGCCCCTGGGATCAGACAGCCTTGCCTGACCGTGACTTCTGTGGCCCCCGGAGTTTCACCC cCCTGTCCATCCTGAAGAGGGCGCCCCGGAAGCGCCCAGGCCGCGTTGCCTTCGATGGCATCACCGTCTTCTACTTTCCTCGGTGTCAGGGCTTCACCAGCGTGCCCAGCCGCGGTGGCTGCACTCTGGGTATGGCCCCCCGCCACAGCGCCTGCCGCCGCTTCTCCTTGGCCGAGTTTGCACAGGAGCAAGCCCGGGCTCGGCGGGAGAAGCTGCGCCTGCGCTTGAAGGAGGAGAAGCTAGAAGCCCTGGGATGGAAG CTCACGGAGGCTGGCGTACCCGAGACGGAGGCCGGCCTGCCACTCACAGTGGACGCGATCGATGATGCCTCCGTGGAGGAGGACTTGGCTGTGGCCGTGGCCGGTGGCCGGTTGGAGGAAATGACCTTCCTACAGCCCTATCCGGCCCGGCGCCGGCGGGCTCTGCTGCGGGCTGCCGGAGTGCGGAGGATCGATCGCGAGGAGAAGCGGGAGCTGCAGGCCGTGCGCCAGTCCCGCGAGGACTGTGGCTGTCGCTGTGACCGGGTCTGTGACCCCGAGACCTGCAGCTGCAGCCTGGCGGGCATCAAGTGCCAG ATGGACCACACCGCGTTCCCCTGCGGCTGCTGCCGGGAGGGCTGTGCGAACCCCAAGGGCCGCGTGGAATTTAATCAGGCGCGGGTGCAGACCCATTTCATCCACACGCTCACCCGCCTGCAGCTGGAGCAGGGGGCCGAGAGCCTGGGGGAGCTGGAGGCTCCCGCTCAGGGCGGCCCGGCCGGCCCCGGTGAGCAGGCGCTGGCTCCCACTTTCCCGCCGGCCAAGCCCCCCGCGAGCAGCGAGCTGGGAGACGACAGCTGTAGCAGTGACATGACCGACTCCTCCACAGCTTCAGGCACGAGCGAGGCCCCCAGCGGCCCCACCCGCCCAGCCCTGCCCGGCCCCGGCTTCCAGCCTGACATGGATGATGACAGCCTGGCCCGGGTCCTGAGTTTCAGTGACTCGgacctgggaggggaggaggaggaggaggaggaagggggagtggGGACCCTCGACAACCTCAGCTGCTTCCACCCAGCTGACATCTTTGGGACTGGTGACCCCGGTGGCCCAGCCAGCTGGACCCACGGCTATTCCAGCTCCAGCCTCACGTCAGGCATCCTGGATGAAAATGCCAACCTGGATGCCAGCTTCTTCCTAAACGGTGGCCTTGAAGGGTTGGGAGAAGGCAGCCTCCCGGGCACCTCGGTGCCGCCCGGCTCGGACGCTGGCCAGAGCAACTCCGTGGACCTCAGCTTGTCTTCCTGCGACTCCTTCGAGCTGCTCCAGGCCTTGCCAGACTACAGTCTGGGGCCTCACTACACCTCCCGGAAGGTGTCCGACAGCCTGGACAACCTCGAGGCACCCTACTTCcccttgcctgccttctctccgcCTGGGGACGCGGGCTCTTGCTTCCTGGAGTCCGTCATGGGCTTGCCTGACTCAGCCGCCGAGGCCCTGGCTCCCTTCATAGACAGCCAGTTGCTTGAGGACACCGCCCCGGCGTCTCTGGTGGAGCCTGTGCCCGTGTAA
- the CSRNP1 gene encoding cysteine/serine-rich nuclear protein 1 isoform X4, which produces MTGPLKRKFDQLDEDSSSLCSSSSSLSSGRRSGSRSPSSSVSLAWDSDEEGPWDQTALPDRDFCGPRSFTPLSILKRAPRKRPGRVAFDGITVFYFPRCQGFTSVPSRGGCTLGMAPRHSACRRFSLAEFAQEQARARREKLRLRLKEEKLEALGWKLTEAGVPETEAGLPLTVDAIDDASVEEDLAVAVAGGRLEEMTFLQPYPARRRRALLRAAGVRRIDREEKRELQAVRQSREDCGCRCDRVCDPETCSCSLAGIKCQMDHTAFPCGCCREGCANPKGRVEFNQARVQTHFIHTLTRLQLEQGAESLGELEAPAQGGPAGPGEQALAPTFPPAKPPASSELGDDSCSSDMTDSSTASGTSEAPSGPTRPALPGPGFQPDMDDDSLARVLSFSDSDLGGEEEEEEEGGVGTLDNLSCFHPADIFGTGDPGGPASWTHGYSSSSLTSGILDENANLDASFFLNGGLEGLGEGSLPGTSVPPGSDAGQSNSVDLSLSSCDSFELLQALPDYSLGPHYTSRKVSDSLDNLEAPYFPLPAFSPPGDAGSCFLESVMGLPDSAAEALAPFIDSQLLEDTAPASLVEPVPV; this is translated from the exons ATGACTGGGCCGCTGAAGAGGAAGTTTGACCAGCTGGATGAGGACTCCTCctcgctctgctcctcctcctcctccttgtcctctgGCCGCCGTTCTGGCTCCCGCTCCCCGAGCTCTTCCGTCTCCCTGGCCTGGGACTCAGATGAGGAGGGCCCCTGGGATCAGACAGCCTTGCCTGACCGTGACTTCTGTGGCCCCCGGAGTTTCACCC cCCTGTCCATCCTGAAGAGGGCGCCCCGGAAGCGCCCAGGCCGCGTTGCCTTCGATGGCATCACCGTCTTCTACTTTCCTCGGTGTCAGGGCTTCACCAGCGTGCCCAGCCGCGGTGGCTGCACTCTGGGTATGGCCCCCCGCCACAGCGCCTGCCGCCGCTTCTCCTTGGCCGAGTTTGCACAGGAGCAAGCCCGGGCTCGGCGGGAGAAGCTGCGCCTGCGCTTGAAGGAGGAGAAGCTAGAAGCCCTGGGATGGAAG CTCACGGAGGCTGGCGTACCCGAGACGGAGGCCGGCCTGCCACTCACAGTGGACGCGATCGATGATGCCTCCGTGGAGGAGGACTTGGCTGTGGCCGTGGCCGGTGGCCGGTTGGAGGAAATGACCTTCCTACAGCCCTATCCGGCCCGGCGCCGGCGGGCTCTGCTGCGGGCTGCCGGAGTGCGGAGGATCGATCGCGAGGAGAAGCGGGAGCTGCAGGCCGTGCGCCAGTCCCGCGAGGACTGTGGCTGTCGCTGTGACCGGGTCTGTGACCCCGAGACCTGCAGCTGCAGCCTGGCGGGCATCAAGTGCCAG ATGGACCACACCGCGTTCCCCTGCGGCTGCTGCCGGGAGGGCTGTGCGAACCCCAAGGGCCGCGTGGAATTTAATCAGGCGCGGGTGCAGACCCATTTCATCCACACGCTCACCCGCCTGCAGCTGGAGCAGGGGGCCGAGAGCCTGGGGGAGCTGGAGGCTCCCGCTCAGGGCGGCCCGGCCGGCCCCGGTGAGCAGGCGCTGGCTCCCACTTTCCCGCCGGCCAAGCCCCCCGCGAGCAGCGAGCTGGGAGACGACAGCTGTAGCAGTGACATGACCGACTCCTCCACAGCTTCAGGCACGAGCGAGGCCCCCAGCGGCCCCACCCGCCCAGCCCTGCCCGGCCCCGGCTTCCAGCCTGACATGGATGATGACAGCCTGGCCCGGGTCCTGAGTTTCAGTGACTCGgacctgggaggggaggaggaggaggaggaggaagggggagtggGGACCCTCGACAACCTCAGCTGCTTCCACCCAGCTGACATCTTTGGGACTGGTGACCCCGGTGGCCCAGCCAGCTGGACCCACGGCTATTCCAGCTCCAGCCTCACGTCAGGCATCCTGGATGAAAATGCCAACCTGGATGCCAGCTTCTTCCTAAACGGTGGCCTTGAAGGGTTGGGAGAAGGCAGCCTCCCGGGCACCTCGGTGCCGCCCGGCTCGGACGCTGGCCAGAGCAACTCCGTGGACCTCAGCTTGTCTTCCTGCGACTCCTTCGAGCTGCTCCAGGCCTTGCCAGACTACAGTCTGGGGCCTCACTACACCTCCCGGAAGGTGTCCGACAGCCTGGACAACCTCGAGGCACCCTACTTCcccttgcctgccttctctccgcCTGGGGACGCGGGCTCTTGCTTCCTGGAGTCCGTCATGGGCTTGCCTGACTCAGCCGCCGAGGCCCTGGCTCCCTTCATAGACAGCCAGTTGCTTGAGGACACCGCCCCGGCGTCTCTGGTGGAGCCTGTGCCCGTGTAA
- the CSRNP1 gene encoding cysteine/serine-rich nuclear protein 1 isoform X3 codes for MHVCRPSVPKAQSTPGATMTGPLKRKFDQLDEDSSSLCSSSSSLSSGRRSGSRSPSSSVSLAWDSDEEGPWDQTALPDRDFCGPRSFTPLSILKRAPRKRPGRVAFDGITVFYFPRCQGFTSVPSRGGCTLGMAPRHSACRRFSLAEFAQEQARARREKLRLRLKEEKLEALGWKLTEAGVPETEAGLPLTVDAIDDASVEEDLAVAVAGGRLEEMTFLQPYPARRRRALLRAAGVRRIDREEKRELQAVRQSREDCGCRCDRVCDPETCSCSLAGIKCQMDHTAFPCGCCREGCANPKGRVEFNQARVQTHFIHTLTRLQLEQGAESLGELEAPAQGGPAGPGEQALAPTFPPAKPPASSELGDDSCSSDMTDSSTASGTSEAPSGPTRPALPGPGFQPDMDDDSLARVLSFSDSDLGGEEEEEEEGGVGTLDNLSCFHPADIFGTGDPGGPASWTHGYSSSSLTSGILDENANLDASFFLNGGLEGLGEGSLPGTSVPPGSDAGQSNSVDLSLSSCDSFELLQALPDYSLGPHYTSRKVSDSLDNLEAPYFPLPAFSPPGDAGSCFLESVMGLPDSAAEALAPFIDSQLLEDTAPASLVEPVPV; via the exons atgcatgtgtgtag GCCGTCCGTGCCCAAAGCCCAGAGTACCCCCGGCGCCACCATGACTGGGCCGCTGAAGAGGAAGTTTGACCAGCTGGATGAGGACTCCTCctcgctctgctcctcctcctcctccttgtcctctgGCCGCCGTTCTGGCTCCCGCTCCCCGAGCTCTTCCGTCTCCCTGGCCTGGGACTCAGATGAGGAGGGCCCCTGGGATCAGACAGCCTTGCCTGACCGTGACTTCTGTGGCCCCCGGAGTTTCACCC cCCTGTCCATCCTGAAGAGGGCGCCCCGGAAGCGCCCAGGCCGCGTTGCCTTCGATGGCATCACCGTCTTCTACTTTCCTCGGTGTCAGGGCTTCACCAGCGTGCCCAGCCGCGGTGGCTGCACTCTGGGTATGGCCCCCCGCCACAGCGCCTGCCGCCGCTTCTCCTTGGCCGAGTTTGCACAGGAGCAAGCCCGGGCTCGGCGGGAGAAGCTGCGCCTGCGCTTGAAGGAGGAGAAGCTAGAAGCCCTGGGATGGAAG CTCACGGAGGCTGGCGTACCCGAGACGGAGGCCGGCCTGCCACTCACAGTGGACGCGATCGATGATGCCTCCGTGGAGGAGGACTTGGCTGTGGCCGTGGCCGGTGGCCGGTTGGAGGAAATGACCTTCCTACAGCCCTATCCGGCCCGGCGCCGGCGGGCTCTGCTGCGGGCTGCCGGAGTGCGGAGGATCGATCGCGAGGAGAAGCGGGAGCTGCAGGCCGTGCGCCAGTCCCGCGAGGACTGTGGCTGTCGCTGTGACCGGGTCTGTGACCCCGAGACCTGCAGCTGCAGCCTGGCGGGCATCAAGTGCCAG ATGGACCACACCGCGTTCCCCTGCGGCTGCTGCCGGGAGGGCTGTGCGAACCCCAAGGGCCGCGTGGAATTTAATCAGGCGCGGGTGCAGACCCATTTCATCCACACGCTCACCCGCCTGCAGCTGGAGCAGGGGGCCGAGAGCCTGGGGGAGCTGGAGGCTCCCGCTCAGGGCGGCCCGGCCGGCCCCGGTGAGCAGGCGCTGGCTCCCACTTTCCCGCCGGCCAAGCCCCCCGCGAGCAGCGAGCTGGGAGACGACAGCTGTAGCAGTGACATGACCGACTCCTCCACAGCTTCAGGCACGAGCGAGGCCCCCAGCGGCCCCACCCGCCCAGCCCTGCCCGGCCCCGGCTTCCAGCCTGACATGGATGATGACAGCCTGGCCCGGGTCCTGAGTTTCAGTGACTCGgacctgggaggggaggaggaggaggaggaggaagggggagtggGGACCCTCGACAACCTCAGCTGCTTCCACCCAGCTGACATCTTTGGGACTGGTGACCCCGGTGGCCCAGCCAGCTGGACCCACGGCTATTCCAGCTCCAGCCTCACGTCAGGCATCCTGGATGAAAATGCCAACCTGGATGCCAGCTTCTTCCTAAACGGTGGCCTTGAAGGGTTGGGAGAAGGCAGCCTCCCGGGCACCTCGGTGCCGCCCGGCTCGGACGCTGGCCAGAGCAACTCCGTGGACCTCAGCTTGTCTTCCTGCGACTCCTTCGAGCTGCTCCAGGCCTTGCCAGACTACAGTCTGGGGCCTCACTACACCTCCCGGAAGGTGTCCGACAGCCTGGACAACCTCGAGGCACCCTACTTCcccttgcctgccttctctccgcCTGGGGACGCGGGCTCTTGCTTCCTGGAGTCCGTCATGGGCTTGCCTGACTCAGCCGCCGAGGCCCTGGCTCCCTTCATAGACAGCCAGTTGCTTGAGGACACCGCCCCGGCGTCTCTGGTGGAGCCTGTGCCCGTGTAA
- the CSRNP1 gene encoding cysteine/serine-rich nuclear protein 1 isoform X1, with protein sequence MAVGEGLPSTGASASFPLPPGDLLGPRPEHCRTQTRPSVPKAQSTPGATMTGPLKRKFDQLDEDSSSLCSSSSSLSSGRRSGSRSPSSSVSLAWDSDEEGPWDQTALPDRDFCGPRSFTPLSILKRAPRKRPGRVAFDGITVFYFPRCQGFTSVPSRGGCTLGMAPRHSACRRFSLAEFAQEQARARREKLRLRLKEEKLEALGWKLTEAGVPETEAGLPLTVDAIDDASVEEDLAVAVAGGRLEEMTFLQPYPARRRRALLRAAGVRRIDREEKRELQAVRQSREDCGCRCDRVCDPETCSCSLAGIKCQMDHTAFPCGCCREGCANPKGRVEFNQARVQTHFIHTLTRLQLEQGAESLGELEAPAQGGPAGPGEQALAPTFPPAKPPASSELGDDSCSSDMTDSSTASGTSEAPSGPTRPALPGPGFQPDMDDDSLARVLSFSDSDLGGEEEEEEEGGVGTLDNLSCFHPADIFGTGDPGGPASWTHGYSSSSLTSGILDENANLDASFFLNGGLEGLGEGSLPGTSVPPGSDAGQSNSVDLSLSSCDSFELLQALPDYSLGPHYTSRKVSDSLDNLEAPYFPLPAFSPPGDAGSCFLESVMGLPDSAAEALAPFIDSQLLEDTAPASLVEPVPV encoded by the exons atggcagtgggggaggggctccccaGCACTGGGGCCTCTGCATCGTTTCCCCTTCCTCCTGGTGACCTCCTGGGGCCCAGGCCTGAGCACTGTAGGACACAGACAAG GCCGTCCGTGCCCAAAGCCCAGAGTACCCCCGGCGCCACCATGACTGGGCCGCTGAAGAGGAAGTTTGACCAGCTGGATGAGGACTCCTCctcgctctgctcctcctcctcctccttgtcctctgGCCGCCGTTCTGGCTCCCGCTCCCCGAGCTCTTCCGTCTCCCTGGCCTGGGACTCAGATGAGGAGGGCCCCTGGGATCAGACAGCCTTGCCTGACCGTGACTTCTGTGGCCCCCGGAGTTTCACCC cCCTGTCCATCCTGAAGAGGGCGCCCCGGAAGCGCCCAGGCCGCGTTGCCTTCGATGGCATCACCGTCTTCTACTTTCCTCGGTGTCAGGGCTTCACCAGCGTGCCCAGCCGCGGTGGCTGCACTCTGGGTATGGCCCCCCGCCACAGCGCCTGCCGCCGCTTCTCCTTGGCCGAGTTTGCACAGGAGCAAGCCCGGGCTCGGCGGGAGAAGCTGCGCCTGCGCTTGAAGGAGGAGAAGCTAGAAGCCCTGGGATGGAAG CTCACGGAGGCTGGCGTACCCGAGACGGAGGCCGGCCTGCCACTCACAGTGGACGCGATCGATGATGCCTCCGTGGAGGAGGACTTGGCTGTGGCCGTGGCCGGTGGCCGGTTGGAGGAAATGACCTTCCTACAGCCCTATCCGGCCCGGCGCCGGCGGGCTCTGCTGCGGGCTGCCGGAGTGCGGAGGATCGATCGCGAGGAGAAGCGGGAGCTGCAGGCCGTGCGCCAGTCCCGCGAGGACTGTGGCTGTCGCTGTGACCGGGTCTGTGACCCCGAGACCTGCAGCTGCAGCCTGGCGGGCATCAAGTGCCAG ATGGACCACACCGCGTTCCCCTGCGGCTGCTGCCGGGAGGGCTGTGCGAACCCCAAGGGCCGCGTGGAATTTAATCAGGCGCGGGTGCAGACCCATTTCATCCACACGCTCACCCGCCTGCAGCTGGAGCAGGGGGCCGAGAGCCTGGGGGAGCTGGAGGCTCCCGCTCAGGGCGGCCCGGCCGGCCCCGGTGAGCAGGCGCTGGCTCCCACTTTCCCGCCGGCCAAGCCCCCCGCGAGCAGCGAGCTGGGAGACGACAGCTGTAGCAGTGACATGACCGACTCCTCCACAGCTTCAGGCACGAGCGAGGCCCCCAGCGGCCCCACCCGCCCAGCCCTGCCCGGCCCCGGCTTCCAGCCTGACATGGATGATGACAGCCTGGCCCGGGTCCTGAGTTTCAGTGACTCGgacctgggaggggaggaggaggaggaggaggaagggggagtggGGACCCTCGACAACCTCAGCTGCTTCCACCCAGCTGACATCTTTGGGACTGGTGACCCCGGTGGCCCAGCCAGCTGGACCCACGGCTATTCCAGCTCCAGCCTCACGTCAGGCATCCTGGATGAAAATGCCAACCTGGATGCCAGCTTCTTCCTAAACGGTGGCCTTGAAGGGTTGGGAGAAGGCAGCCTCCCGGGCACCTCGGTGCCGCCCGGCTCGGACGCTGGCCAGAGCAACTCCGTGGACCTCAGCTTGTCTTCCTGCGACTCCTTCGAGCTGCTCCAGGCCTTGCCAGACTACAGTCTGGGGCCTCACTACACCTCCCGGAAGGTGTCCGACAGCCTGGACAACCTCGAGGCACCCTACTTCcccttgcctgccttctctccgcCTGGGGACGCGGGCTCTTGCTTCCTGGAGTCCGTCATGGGCTTGCCTGACTCAGCCGCCGAGGCCCTGGCTCCCTTCATAGACAGCCAGTTGCTTGAGGACACCGCCCCGGCGTCTCTGGTGGAGCCTGTGCCCGTGTAA